In a single window of the Patescibacteria group bacterium genome:
- a CDS encoding glycosyltransferase family 2 protein yields MLSPELYYLKIGKADELSNRTEKTIFRFFEIFPGLLSWITLILVFIVAWRLPVVAAIFIIVFDVFWLIKTIYFSIHAFYSFKILRKNLAKNWLVELKNLPKENYQLNISDWREIYHLVILPMVSESYEIISSTLNALSNVNYPTDRLIVVLATEERVQEQIQETITKVKEQFGNVFKYFLITVHPKDIEGEIAGKGANATWAAREAKKNIIDPLHIPYENILVSNFDIDTVIPADYFGCLTYHFLTANKPLNSSYQPVPLFTNNIWEAPALARVISFSATFFQLIQQARPERMTTFSSHSMPFKALVDIDFWQTNVVSEDSRIFWQCFLYYDGNWEIVPLFYPVSMDANVDAKFIKTMINQYKQQRRWAYGVFDIAYAFFGFLKNKKIPLKKKLTYGFFLFDGFYSWATTSLIIFFLGWLPLVLGGPKFNFTILSFYLPKMTSYILTVANIGIITCAILNFWFLPPRPPYYGKWRYVYFVLQWFLTPINLIFFGSIPALDAQTRLMIKKYMGFWVTPKHRKLKIN; encoded by the coding sequence ATGCTTTCTCCAGAGTTATATTATCTTAAAATAGGCAAAGCAGATGAATTATCTAATAGAACAGAAAAAACAATATTTCGCTTTTTTGAAATTTTTCCGGGTTTGTTGTCATGGATAACTTTAATTTTAGTTTTTATTGTGGCGTGGCGATTACCGGTTGTGGCCGCTATTTTTATTATTGTTTTTGATGTTTTTTGGTTAATAAAAACAATTTATTTTAGTATTCACGCTTTTTATAGTTTTAAAATTCTCAGAAAAAATTTAGCAAAAAATTGGTTGGTTGAATTGAAAAATTTACCAAAGGAAAATTATCAACTAAACATCAGTGATTGGCGAGAAATATATCATTTAGTAATTTTACCGATGGTAAGTGAATCTTATGAAATTATATCTTCCACTTTAAATGCATTATCTAATGTTAATTATCCAACTGATCGTTTAATTGTAGTTTTAGCGACAGAAGAAAGAGTTCAAGAACAAATTCAAGAGACTATCACAAAGGTTAAAGAACAATTTGGGAATGTTTTTAAATATTTTTTAATAACGGTTCATCCTAAAGATATTGAAGGAGAAATTGCTGGTAAGGGCGCAAATGCAACATGGGCAGCGCGAGAAGCGAAAAAAAATATAATTGATCCTCTACATATTCCTTATGAAAATATTTTAGTTTCTAATTTTGATATTGATACCGTTATACCAGCAGATTATTTTGGTTGTCTTACATACCATTTTTTAACAGCTAACAAGCCTTTAAATTCTAGTTATCAACCTGTGCCACTTTTTACTAATAATATCTGGGAGGCGCCGGCATTAGCGAGAGTCATTTCTTTTTCGGCAACTTTTTTTCAATTAATTCAACAAGCTCGACCAGAACGAATGACAACTTTTTCCTCCCATTCAATGCCATTTAAGGCTTTGGTTGATATTGATTTTTGGCAAACTAATGTTGTTTCGGAGGATTCACGAATTTTTTGGCAATGTTTTTTGTATTATGATGGCAATTGGGAAATTGTGCCGTTATTTTATCCTGTTTCAATGGATGCAAATGTGGACGCTAAATTTATTAAAACAATGATTAATCAATATAAACAACAAAGACGTTGGGCTTATGGCGTTTTTGATATTGCTTATGCCTTTTTTGGTTTTTTAAAGAACAAAAAAATTCCTTTAAAAAAGAAATTAACCTATGGGTTTTTCCTTTTTGATGGATTTTATTCGTGGGCGACAACCAGTTTAATAATTTTCTTTTTGGGGTGGCTGCCTTTGGTTTTGGGAGGACCAAAATTTAATTTTACCATCCTCTCATTTTATTTACCGAAGATGACATCATATATTCTAACGGTTGCGAATATAGGTATTATTACTTGTGCGATTTTAAATTTTTGGTTCTTGCCGCCACGCCCACCATATTATGGCAAGTGGCGTTATGTTTATTTTGTTTTACAATGGTTTTTAACTCCAATAAATTTAATTTTCTTTGGGAGCATACCAGCGTTAGACGCTCAAACAAGATTAATGATTAAGAAATATATGGGTTTTTGGGTGACACCAAAACATCGTAAGCTCAAAATCAATTAA
- the smpB gene encoding SsrA-binding protein SmpB → MKILAKNSKAEFNYEILERIEAGIQLLGCEVKSVKNGNVNLTGSFAQIYGNEIYLINAKIPAWQPQNAPFNYQDDRSRKLLLHREEIKRLIGKMKTERLLLIPLAVYLKKNKIKVELGLGRSRHKIDKRDIIKQREVEREIARNFKNYQF, encoded by the coding sequence ATGAAAATTTTAGCCAAAAATAGCAAAGCGGAATTTAATTATGAAATTTTAGAAAGAATTGAAGCAGGAATCCAATTGCTTGGATGTGAGGTTAAATCTGTAAAAAATGGCAATGTTAATTTAACTGGTTCATTTGCCCAAATTTATGGTAATGAAATTTATTTAATCAATGCTAAAATTCCAGCTTGGCAGCCCCAAAATGCCCCTTTTAACTATCAAGATGATCGGAGCCGCAAGTTATTGCTTCATAGAGAAGAAATTAAGCGATTAATTGGCAAAATGAAAACCGAGCGTTTATTGCTTATTCCCCTGGCGGTTTACTTGAAAAAAAATAAAATTAAAGTAGAATTAGGACTTGGTAGAAGCAGACATAAAATTGATAAAAGAGATATAATAAAACAACGCGAAGTAGAAAGAGAGATAGCCCGCAACTTTAAAAATTATCAATTTTAG
- a CDS encoding RtcB family protein, which yields MNKNDFIKIKDYLWEIPKTFRDDMRVSARVYASEKLIDESMRDRSIHQLINVATLPGIINYSLAMPDIHEGYGFPIGGVAAIDAKEGVISPGGVGYDINCGMRILLSDYSKIDLEPYLDRLATAIAKAVPSGLGRGHKEGLSIIDLDKILNGGAKKLVADGYGEKEDIELCESNGCLDFADAKLVSYKAKDRGRDQLGTLGSGNHFLEILKVAEIFDERLAQVMGFFHDQVVVMIHTGSRGLGHQVATDYIQQMMKSMKKYNINVPDRELVCAPFQSEEGQSYFRAMSAAANFAWANRQMITFYIREAWEKILGRDKKLKMLYDVAHNIAKLEEYEIEGEKKKLLIHRKGSTRAFPPFHPEIPKKYQAIGQPVLIPGSMGTASYILVGTEKGLESWYSTCHGAGRRMSRMAAVKNLSPKEIIKYLENKGILVKCESLKGLAEEAPEAYKDINEVVNIVHQSDLSLKVAKLVPLSVIKGE from the coding sequence ATGAATAAAAACGATTTTATTAAAATTAAAGATTATTTGTGGGAGATTCCAAAAACATTCAGAGATGATATGCGTGTTTCTGCAAGAGTTTATGCGAGTGAAAAATTAATTGATGAATCAATGCGCGATCGTTCTATTCATCAATTAATCAATGTGGCAACCTTGCCGGGAATTATTAATTATAGTTTAGCAATGCCTGATATTCACGAAGGTTACGGTTTTCCTATTGGGGGTGTTGCGGCTATTGATGCAAAAGAAGGCGTAATTTCACCCGGTGGAGTCGGTTATGATATTAATTGTGGGATGCGTATTTTATTGTCTGATTATTCAAAAATTGATTTAGAACCATATTTAGATAGATTAGCAACAGCCATTGCTAAGGCAGTACCGTCAGGTCTTGGGAGAGGACATAAAGAAGGATTAAGCATTATAGATTTGGATAAAATTTTAAATGGCGGCGCAAAAAAATTAGTGGCAGATGGATATGGAGAGAAGGAGGATATTGAACTTTGTGAATCAAATGGATGTTTGGATTTTGCCGATGCAAAACTAGTTTCGTATAAAGCTAAAGATCGAGGTAGAGATCAGCTAGGAACTTTAGGGAGCGGGAATCATTTTTTAGAAATTCTTAAGGTAGCAGAAATTTTTGATGAGAGGCTTGCTCAAGTAATGGGATTTTTTCATGATCAAGTAGTTGTTATGATTCATACTGGTTCAAGAGGGCTGGGGCATCAGGTGGCAACCGATTATATTCAACAAATGATGAAGTCAATGAAAAAATATAATATAAATGTTCCTGATAGAGAATTGGTTTGCGCGCCATTCCAAAGTGAGGAAGGACAAAGTTATTTTAGAGCAATGAGTGCGGCTGCCAATTTTGCTTGGGCTAATCGCCAAATGATTACTTTTTATATTCGGGAGGCTTGGGAGAAAATTTTGGGTAGAGATAAAAAATTAAAAATGTTGTATGATGTGGCGCATAACATTGCTAAATTAGAGGAGTATGAAATAGAAGGAGAAAAAAAGAAACTTCTAATTCATCGCAAAGGTTCAACGCGTGCTTTTCCGCCATTTCATCCAGAAATTCCCAAAAAATATCAAGCCATTGGTCAACCGGTATTGATTCCGGGCAGTATGGGGACAGCTTCATATATTTTGGTTGGGACAGAAAAAGGATTAGAAAGTTGGTATTCCACTTGTCATGGTGCTGGTCGAAGGATGTCGCGTATGGCAGCAGTTAAAAATCTTTCTCCGAAAGAAATTATTAAATATTTAGAAAATAAAGGGATTTTAGTTAAATGTGAAAGTTTGAAGGGTTTAGCCGAAGAAGCCCCAGAGGCATATAAAGACATAAATGAAGTGGTTAATATTGTTCACCAGAGCGATTTATCATTAAAAGTGGCTAAACTAGTGCCTTTGTCGGTAATAAAAGGAGAGTGA
- a CDS encoding LD-carboxypeptidase — protein MITLIRHLPLLKPKRLRRGDKVIVVSPSQPITNEKHFKRGLKTLESLGFVVETSKNVDMVYGMYKAGTPEERAQDLNEAFARKDIKAIFMSVGGYLANQVLPLLDYNLIRKNPKILIGFSDGTTLLNAIYRRSRIVTFHGFNIEHFFMKANSYTINSFKNICFEGGTTFLRRSKWQVLKPGRARGKLVGGNLISFANLLGTRYFPDVSNSILFFEEHGDYSEDVECALTRLINAGLFVEGGVRGIIFGKMINVTVGSADKELEKKFGRPKYFTLNTIFKEILKPYKIPVVTNVDFGDIYYPMTIPIGVEAELDATKRGEVIIRLLEPAVR, from the coding sequence ATGATTACTTTAATTCGTCATTTGCCATTATTAAAGCCAAAGAGGTTGAGAAGAGGAGATAAGGTTATTGTTGTCTCTCCTTCTCAGCCCATAACCAATGAGAAACATTTTAAAAGAGGGCTTAAAACCTTAGAAAGCCTTGGTTTTGTGGTTGAAACTTCGAAAAACGTAGATATGGTTTATGGTATGTATAAAGCAGGTACGCCAGAAGAAAGAGCGCAGGATTTAAATGAAGCGTTTGCCAGAAAGGATATAAAGGCAATTTTTATGAGTGTTGGTGGTTATCTTGCTAATCAAGTTTTGCCGTTGCTGGATTATAATTTGATTCGTAAAAACCCTAAAATTTTAATTGGTTTTTCTGATGGAACAACTTTATTAAATGCGATTTATCGCCGAAGTAGAATTGTAACCTTTCATGGTTTTAATATCGAACACTTTTTTATGAAGGCAAATAGTTACACAATTAATTCTTTTAAAAATATTTGTTTTGAAGGAGGAACTACTTTTTTAAGAAGAAGCAAATGGCAAGTATTAAAGCCTGGTCGAGCGCGTGGTAAGTTAGTTGGTGGTAATTTAATTAGTTTTGCAAATTTATTGGGTACTCGTTATTTCCCCGATGTTTCCAATAGTATTTTATTTTTTGAAGAACATGGTGATTATTCTGAAGACGTTGAATGCGCATTAACTCGTTTAATTAACGCAGGATTATTCGTAGAAGGTGGCGTTAGAGGAATTATTTTTGGGAAAATGATAAATGTAACTGTGGGTTCAGCCGATAAAGAATTGGAGAAAAAATTCGGCCGTCCAAAATATTTTACGCTCAATACTATTTTTAAGGAGATTTTGAAACCATATAAAATTCCGGTGGTAACTAATGTTGATTTCGGTGATATTTATTATCCGATGACTATCCCCATTGGCGTAGAGGCGGAATTAGACGCAACAAAAAGAGGGGAAGTAATAATTCGTTTATTAGAGCCAGCAGTTCGATAG